One window of the Nicotiana tabacum cultivar K326 chromosome 4, ASM71507v2, whole genome shotgun sequence genome contains the following:
- the LOC107816462 gene encoding uncharacterized protein LOC107816462, with protein sequence MGDHEEPISDQYQCELGIDCESDSDKSSDYGSDANKYDFEELELLRMQKDKKGPGFKIKTLKTKHNCEDAFENPRAKTKTLAQYFKSKVQNNPKYKIKDMKLDLKNQFSLNEHNSTLKRAKRIALQQLQGSFLDDYNRLEAYANEIRKSNPGSNVVINLSKDAMAEGKRRFLRMYICFNAMKVGFKQGLGPFIGLDGTFLIIARGNYWWLLHKIGLLEAVKTVLPLSNHRFCVRYIEANWSKGIKISGEMKKYLWWSAWSTYEEDFKDKLKNLGELSVDATKELLRYPPQNWCRSYFDTLCKNQMVDNIFTESFNSWILEAKGKPILKMLEDIRIKVMNRLRETEEEARTWGGEFSPNCMKLYAAYLKVANLCTVHFNGETGYEVSEGDDRHIVKLVEKKCTCRSWQLTGITCPYSITTLKYKREDPMTEISW encoded by the exons ATGGGGGACCACGAAGAGCCAATTTCAGATCAATATCAGTGTGAATTAGGTATTGATTGTgaatctgatagtgataaaagtTCAGATTATGGTTCAGATGCTAATAAATATGATTTTGAAGAATTAGAGTTACTTAGGATGCAAAAGG ATAAGAAGGGTCCTGGCTTTAAGATAAAAACATTGAAGACAAAGCACAACTGTGAAGATGCATTTGAGAATCCTAGAGccaaaacaaaaactttagctcaaTATTTCAAGAGTAAGGTGCAGAATAACCCCAAGTATAAGATAAAGGATATGAAACTAGATTTAAAAAATCAATTTTCATTGAATGAACATAACTCCACATTGAAAAGGGCTAAGAGGATAGCACTTCAGCAATTGCAAGGAAGCTTTTTAGATGACTATAACAGATTAGAAGCATATGCAAATGAGATTAGGAAGAGCAATCCTGGTAGTAATGTGGTTATCAATTTATCAAAAGATGCCATGGCTGAAGGTAAAAGAAGATTTCTTAGAATGTACATATGCTTCAATGCAATGAAGGTGGGGTTCAAACAAGGGCTGGGACCATTCATTGGACTAGATGGGACTTTCTTAATCATTGCAAGGGGCAACTATTGGTGGCTGTTGCACAAGATT GGTCTGTTGGAAGCAGTAAAAACTGTCCTCCCTCTCTCAAATCACAGGTTTTGTGTGAGATATATTGAAGCCAACTGGAGTAAGGGGATCAAAATTTCAGGAGAGATGAAGAAATACCTATGGTGGTCTGCTTGGAGCACTTATGAGGAGGACTTTAAAGATAAACTAAAGAATCTTGGCGAATTGTCTGTTGATGCTACCAAGGAGTTGCTTAGGTATCCACCACAGAATTGGTGTAGGTCATACTTTGATACATTGTGCAAAAATCAGATGGTGGACAATATTTTTACAGAGTCCTTCAACTCTTGGATCTTAGAAGCAAAAGGCAAGCCTATCctgaagatgctcgaggatatTAGAATCAAGGTCATGAACAGGTTGAGAGAGACGGAAGAAGAAGCTAGAACATGGGGAGGTGAGTTCAGTCCTAACTGCATGAAGTTGTATGCTGCTTATTTGAAGGTAGCCAACTTATGTACTGTTCATTTCAATGGTGAAACTGGCTATGAGGTTTCTGAGGGTGATGATAGACATATAGTGAAGCTAGTGGAGAAGAAATGCACTTGTAGATCCTGGCAGTTGACTGGCATCACATGCCCCTATTCCATCACGACACTAAAATACAAGAGAGAGGATCCAATGACTGAAATTAGTTGGTAG